The following DNA comes from Methylophilus sp. 5.
TGCGCGTTGCATCGAGATACCGCGCGCACCACAGGCTTGTGCTTGTGAAAGATGCGCTGGCCGCATACCGCCTAAGCCATATACTGGAGTTTCCAGGCCATTCAGCATTTCACCAAATTTCTCCCACCCTAATCCAGCGGCTTCCGGGTGGCTTTTTGTCGGTAGCACAGGCGAGAGCAGGGCAAAGTCTAGTTGCAGGGCTTGTGTCTGTTGTAACTGAGCGATGTCGTGGCAAGAGCCGCCAACTAATAAATTTTCCGGTTTTTGTGTGAGTGCCATCAGGCGTTGGCTATTTAAATGCACACCCTGGTAGCCGAGTTGTTGCGCTTGTTCTGGGCTGCCATTGAGCAGGCAACGGCAGTTGTAAGCGGCGCACAACTTTAGTACTTGTTCACTTAATTGGGCCAGCGCTTCGCTATCAAGTTGAGGTTCGCGGATTTGCAGCAGTTGCAGGCCTTGGTCGAGTTGCTGTTTTAGCGCGTGCAAGAAGGCGGCTTCGCCCATTTCTTGCAGATTGCTGATGGCGTAAATAGGGGGCAGGCTCAGTGCTTGCATAATCGGCGCGTTGGCGGGCAATACGGGGCTGACATTAAGGTTGCGTGGATGTTGCCATGCAAATTGCTGGCCTTCGCGCGCGGTGAGATCACCTTGCCAGGCATGCACAAAGAAAAAGTGCAGCAGTACGGTTTTGGCTTCGGCGTCATGCGTGGCCGGATAGTCGTAGCGGCGTTTAATCCAGGGTTGTATTTGGGTGGGCGTGACGCCGAGTTCTTCTTGCGATTCACGAATCAATGCGTGTTCTGGTGTTTCGCCAGATTCAATTTTGCCGCCAGGAAACTCCCACCAGCCAGCCC
Coding sequences within:
- a CDS encoding Nudix family hydrolase; the protein is MTKLVQVAVAILTKPNGEYLLASRPNGKGWAGWWEFPGGKIESGETPEHALIRESQEELGVTPTQIQPWIKRRYDYPATHDAEAKTVLLHFFFVHAWQGDLTAREGQQFAWQHPRNLNVSPVLPANAPIMQALSLPPIYAISNLQEMGEAAFLHALKQQLDQGLQLLQIREPQLDSEALAQLSEQVLKLCAAYNCRCLLNGSPEQAQQLGYQGVHLNSQRLMALTQKPENLLVGGSCHDIAQLQQTQALQLDFALLSPVLPTKSHPEAAGLGWEKFGEMLNGLETPVYGLGGMRPAHLSQAQACGARGISMQRALW